From a single Oreochromis niloticus isolate F11D_XX linkage group LG3, O_niloticus_UMD_NMBU, whole genome shotgun sequence genomic region:
- the LOC102077243 gene encoding uncharacterized protein LOC102077243 has protein sequence MEDFPKQTIFLHQSDDVETTRTPSDALSKIPIRFSLIVDPPVPSCSEGAYLPKFLPPTPVSGAQLLAYINETLNITIMAEATNTMVLKLLFSGPHTAVKHVVSHGEFILTWTPSDSEYEENHPICFVVQAELNTAKYHSELRCVIVSIQIRPITTPLPTTVLPSTTPEQTTTLLFINETEDQEKVLYESTGSGDDSMGAGKVVGIVFGVGAVAAIVGVALWALNRSSPVLWSLPYTP, from the exons ATGGAGGACTTCCCCAAGCAGACCATCTTTCTCCATCAAAGTGATGATGTGGAGACAACAAGGACTCCCAGTGATGCTCTCAGCAAAATACCAATCAGATTTAGTCTAATAG TGGACCCGCCTGTGCCATCCTGTTCAGAGGGAGCCTACCTGCCCAAGTTTCTGCCTCCAACTCCCGTCAGTGGGGCTCAACTGTTGGCCTATATTAATGAAACATTGAATATTACCATTATGGCAGAGGCAACCAACACCAT gGTTTTGAAGCTTTTGTTCAGTGGACCACACACCGCTGTGAAACATGTTGTATCACATGGAGAATTCATCCTGACCTGGACACCATCTGACAGTGAATATGAAGAAAACCATCCCATCTGCTTCGTAGTCCAGGCAGAGTTAAA TACAGCCAAGTATCACTCTGAGCTACGCTGTGTGATTGTGAGCATTCAAATTA GACCAATCACCACTCCTCTGCCAACAACTGTTCTGCCTTCAACCACCCCAGAACAAACAACCACTCTTCTGTTCA TAAATGAAACAGAAGATCAGGAGAAGGTGCTATATGAGTCCACAGGATCAG GTGACGACAGCATGGGTGCTGGCAAAGTTGTTGGTATTGTGTTTGGTGTTGGAGCCGTCGCAGCCATTGTTGGCGTTGCCTTGTGGGCTTTGAACCGAAGTTCTCCTGTGCTCT ggtctctaCCTTACACACCTTGA
- the LOC109194191 gene encoding uncharacterized protein LOC109194191 isoform X1, whose amino-acid sequence MDINMLLLFLLLLLFGSQANHFFGTVMTFTPKDKTHNGSLTVVFHYKLSFRSCTDQDTWSCVSGDCGSESVELSIVDEEDKEWCQREGVMTREVSSNAVFQLRLDGGDWIQTKNKVKKWRALTNVDLRTRLDTYQPNKSPQTTILPALRVPSNCQRVFSLSAFDPDGDKVKCRFGDIDADECNPCTPPSVLTISQACTLSFNPVSRQDEGSYAVQLEMEDFPKKTVIISDYGVQTNITPSEALSKIPIRFALMVDPPAPSCSEGVYLPRFLPPTPANGARMYTNDTVNITIVAEATNATVLKLLFSGPHSVVKHTESHGEFILTWTPSENQDGEDHPICFLVQAEKDTAKYQSELRCVIVSYRTEPVITTSMPTTVLPSTTPASTTTVTETETLSIATMVADEYKASGDDSSRAGKIAGAVCGAVGVAAIVGIVVWVVRGSPHAFYKVV is encoded by the exons ATGGATATAAACATGCTGCTCCTTTTtctactgctgctgctctttgGTTCTCAGGCTAACCATTTCTTTGGGACAGTGATGACTTTTACCCCCAAAGACAAGACACATAATGGCTCCCTCACG GTGGTCTTTCACTACAAGCTGAGCTTTCGCTCATGCACCGATCAAGACACGTGGAGCTGTGTCAGCGGTGACTGTGGTAGTGAGAGTGTGGAGCTGAGCATTGTGGATGAGGAGGACAAAGAGTGGTGTCAGAGGGAAGGAGTCATGACTCGGGAGGTTTCCAGCAATGCTGTGTTTCAGCTACG ATTAGATGGCGGTGACTGGATTCAAACCAAAAACAAGGTAAAGAAATGGAGAGCTCTGACTAACGTGGACCTGAGGACTCGTCTCGACACATATCAGCCAAACAAATCACCTCAGACCACCATCCTGCCAGCCCTGCG AGTCCCTTCAAACTGTCAAAGAGTCTTCAGCTTGTCGGCCTTTGACCCTGATGGAGACAAGGTTAAATGCAGATTTGGAGACATAGACGCAGATGAGTGTAATCCTTGCACACCACCGTCTGTTCTGACCATCTCACAA GCTTGCACATTGTCATTTAATCCTGTCAGCAGGCAAGATGAAGGTTCATACGCAGTACAGCTGGAAATGGAGGACTTCCCAAAAAAGACTGTCATCATCAGTGATTATGGTGTGCAGACAAACATCACTCCCAGCGAGGCTCTCAGCAAAATACCAATCAGATTTGCTCTGATGg TGGACCCTCCTGCACCATCCTGCTCAGAGGGAGTTTACCTGCCCAGGTTTCTACCTCCAACCCCAGCCAATGGGGCTCGCATGTATACTAATGACACAGTGAACATTACCATTGTGGCAGAGGCAACCAATGCCAC ggtTTTAAAGCTTTTGTTCAGTGGACCGCACAGTGTTGTAAAACACACTGAATCACATGGAGAATTTATCCTGACTTGGACGCCATCTGAGAATCAAGATGGAGAAGATCATCCCATCTGCTTCTTAGTCCAGGCAGAGAAAGA taCAGCCAAATATCAGTCTGAGCTACGGTGTGTGATTGTGAGCTATCGCACAG AACCAGTCATCACAACATCTATGCCAACAACCGTTCTGCCTTCAACTACTCCAGCGAGCACGACTACTG tAACCGAAACAGAAACACTAAGCATAGCAACTATGGTGGCAGATGAATACAAAGCATCAG GTGATGACAGCAGTCGTGCTGGCAAAATTGCTGGCGCTGTGTGTGGGGCTGTAGGTGTTGCAGCGATCGTTGGCATTGTGGTGTGGGTGGTGAGGGGAAGTCCACACGCATTCT atAAAGTAGTCTAA
- the LOC109194191 gene encoding uncharacterized protein LOC109194191 isoform X2 — protein sequence MTREVSSNAVFQLRLDGGDWIQTKNKVKKWRALTNVDLRTRLDTYQPNKSPQTTILPALRVPSNCQRVFSLSAFDPDGDKVKCRFGDIDADECNPCTPPSVLTISQACTLSFNPVSRQDEGSYAVQLEMEDFPKKTVIISDYGVQTNITPSEALSKIPIRFALMVDPPAPSCSEGVYLPRFLPPTPANGARMYTNDTVNITIVAEATNATVLKLLFSGPHSVVKHTESHGEFILTWTPSENQDGEDHPICFLVQAEKDTAKYQSELRCVIVSYRTEPVITTSMPTTVLPSTTPASTTTVTETETLSIATMVADEYKASGDDSSRAGKIAGAVCGAVGVAAIVGIVVWVVRGSPHAFYKVV from the exons ATGACTCGGGAGGTTTCCAGCAATGCTGTGTTTCAGCTACG ATTAGATGGCGGTGACTGGATTCAAACCAAAAACAAGGTAAAGAAATGGAGAGCTCTGACTAACGTGGACCTGAGGACTCGTCTCGACACATATCAGCCAAACAAATCACCTCAGACCACCATCCTGCCAGCCCTGCG AGTCCCTTCAAACTGTCAAAGAGTCTTCAGCTTGTCGGCCTTTGACCCTGATGGAGACAAGGTTAAATGCAGATTTGGAGACATAGACGCAGATGAGTGTAATCCTTGCACACCACCGTCTGTTCTGACCATCTCACAA GCTTGCACATTGTCATTTAATCCTGTCAGCAGGCAAGATGAAGGTTCATACGCAGTACAGCTGGAAATGGAGGACTTCCCAAAAAAGACTGTCATCATCAGTGATTATGGTGTGCAGACAAACATCACTCCCAGCGAGGCTCTCAGCAAAATACCAATCAGATTTGCTCTGATGg TGGACCCTCCTGCACCATCCTGCTCAGAGGGAGTTTACCTGCCCAGGTTTCTACCTCCAACCCCAGCCAATGGGGCTCGCATGTATACTAATGACACAGTGAACATTACCATTGTGGCAGAGGCAACCAATGCCAC ggtTTTAAAGCTTTTGTTCAGTGGACCGCACAGTGTTGTAAAACACACTGAATCACATGGAGAATTTATCCTGACTTGGACGCCATCTGAGAATCAAGATGGAGAAGATCATCCCATCTGCTTCTTAGTCCAGGCAGAGAAAGA taCAGCCAAATATCAGTCTGAGCTACGGTGTGTGATTGTGAGCTATCGCACAG AACCAGTCATCACAACATCTATGCCAACAACCGTTCTGCCTTCAACTACTCCAGCGAGCACGACTACTG tAACCGAAACAGAAACACTAAGCATAGCAACTATGGTGGCAGATGAATACAAAGCATCAG GTGATGACAGCAGTCGTGCTGGCAAAATTGCTGGCGCTGTGTGTGGGGCTGTAGGTGTTGCAGCGATCGTTGGCATTGTGGTGTGGGTGGTGAGGGGAAGTCCACACGCATTCT atAAAGTAGTCTAA
- the LOC109194191 gene encoding uncharacterized protein LOC109194191 isoform X3 produces MLCFSYDGGDWIQTKNKVKKWRALTNVDLRTRLDTYQPNKSPQTTILPALRVPSNCQRVFSLSAFDPDGDKVKCRFGDIDADECNPCTPPSVLTISQACTLSFNPVSRQDEGSYAVQLEMEDFPKKTVIISDYGVQTNITPSEALSKIPIRFALMVDPPAPSCSEGVYLPRFLPPTPANGARMYTNDTVNITIVAEATNATVLKLLFSGPHSVVKHTESHGEFILTWTPSENQDGEDHPICFLVQAEKDTAKYQSELRCVIVSYRTEPVITTSMPTTVLPSTTPASTTTVTETETLSIATMVADEYKASGDDSSRAGKIAGAVCGAVGVAAIVGIVVWVVRGSPHAFYKVV; encoded by the exons ATGCTGTGTTTCAGCTACG ATGGCGGTGACTGGATTCAAACCAAAAACAAGGTAAAGAAATGGAGAGCTCTGACTAACGTGGACCTGAGGACTCGTCTCGACACATATCAGCCAAACAAATCACCTCAGACCACCATCCTGCCAGCCCTGCG AGTCCCTTCAAACTGTCAAAGAGTCTTCAGCTTGTCGGCCTTTGACCCTGATGGAGACAAGGTTAAATGCAGATTTGGAGACATAGACGCAGATGAGTGTAATCCTTGCACACCACCGTCTGTTCTGACCATCTCACAA GCTTGCACATTGTCATTTAATCCTGTCAGCAGGCAAGATGAAGGTTCATACGCAGTACAGCTGGAAATGGAGGACTTCCCAAAAAAGACTGTCATCATCAGTGATTATGGTGTGCAGACAAACATCACTCCCAGCGAGGCTCTCAGCAAAATACCAATCAGATTTGCTCTGATGg TGGACCCTCCTGCACCATCCTGCTCAGAGGGAGTTTACCTGCCCAGGTTTCTACCTCCAACCCCAGCCAATGGGGCTCGCATGTATACTAATGACACAGTGAACATTACCATTGTGGCAGAGGCAACCAATGCCAC ggtTTTAAAGCTTTTGTTCAGTGGACCGCACAGTGTTGTAAAACACACTGAATCACATGGAGAATTTATCCTGACTTGGACGCCATCTGAGAATCAAGATGGAGAAGATCATCCCATCTGCTTCTTAGTCCAGGCAGAGAAAGA taCAGCCAAATATCAGTCTGAGCTACGGTGTGTGATTGTGAGCTATCGCACAG AACCAGTCATCACAACATCTATGCCAACAACCGTTCTGCCTTCAACTACTCCAGCGAGCACGACTACTG tAACCGAAACAGAAACACTAAGCATAGCAACTATGGTGGCAGATGAATACAAAGCATCAG GTGATGACAGCAGTCGTGCTGGCAAAATTGCTGGCGCTGTGTGTGGGGCTGTAGGTGTTGCAGCGATCGTTGGCATTGTGGTGTGGGTGGTGAGGGGAAGTCCACACGCATTCT atAAAGTAGTCTAA